In one Desulfoferula mesophila genomic region, the following are encoded:
- a CDS encoding double-cubane-cluster-containing anaerobic reductase, translating to MASEHEAMWRELGLDLAAHDQLLQVLGDGYGQIFLSQQERPEGMEYFNFVMSEVHGLRIKELVDGKAEGKKVIGSFCVFVPEEIVVAADATLVGLCTGADFATELVDQVLPRNTCALIKSAFGFKLGKVCPYMESADMIVGENTCDGKKKSYETLGTLVPNLYVMDLPQVKSSEGRALLAAEYERFKQAVEELTGKEITAERLAHGIQVVNAKREALHRLYKLRAADPAPISGLDALLINQVSFYDDPVRFTQSVHKICDELEARIAAGQGVAPQGTPRLLFSGCPMAVPNWKLPWVVESSGAVVVGEESCVGERGTRNLTEPQGQDLASMMDAIVERYWKIDCAVFTPNPDRQEHVKQMAADYKAQGVIHYGLQFCQPYQMEALPLEKNLEAGGLPVLRVDTDYGMEDVEQLKTRVEAFLEMLA from the coding sequence ATGGCAAGTGAACACGAGGCCATGTGGCGGGAGTTGGGCCTGGACCTGGCCGCCCACGACCAGTTGTTGCAGGTTTTGGGCGATGGCTACGGTCAGATCTTCCTTTCCCAACAAGAGCGCCCCGAGGGCATGGAGTACTTCAACTTCGTGATGAGCGAGGTGCACGGCCTGCGCATCAAGGAACTGGTGGACGGCAAGGCCGAAGGCAAGAAGGTCATCGGCTCCTTCTGTGTCTTCGTGCCCGAGGAGATCGTGGTGGCCGCCGACGCCACCCTGGTGGGGCTGTGCACCGGGGCCGACTTTGCCACCGAACTGGTGGACCAGGTTTTGCCCCGCAACACCTGCGCCCTGATCAAGAGCGCCTTCGGCTTCAAGCTGGGCAAGGTCTGCCCCTACATGGAGTCGGCGGACATGATCGTGGGTGAGAACACCTGCGACGGCAAGAAGAAATCCTACGAGACCCTGGGCACTTTGGTGCCCAACCTCTACGTCATGGACCTGCCCCAGGTGAAGTCTTCCGAGGGCCGCGCCCTGTTGGCCGCCGAGTACGAGCGCTTTAAGCAGGCGGTGGAGGAACTGACCGGCAAGGAGATCACCGCCGAGCGCCTGGCCCATGGCATCCAGGTCGTCAACGCCAAGCGTGAGGCCCTGCACCGGCTCTACAAGCTGCGCGCCGCCGACCCGGCCCCCATCTCCGGGCTGGACGCCCTGTTGATCAACCAGGTGTCCTTCTACGACGATCCGGTGCGCTTCACCCAATCGGTGCACAAGATCTGCGACGAGTTGGAAGCGCGCATCGCGGCGGGCCAGGGGGTGGCCCCCCAGGGAACCCCACGCCTGCTGTTCTCCGGCTGTCCCATGGCCGTGCCCAACTGGAAGCTGCCCTGGGTGGTGGAAAGCTCCGGCGCGGTGGTGGTGGGCGAGGAGTCCTGTGTCGGCGAGCGCGGCACCCGCAATCTGACCGAGCCCCAGGGCCAGGACCTGGCCTCGATGATGGACGCCATCGTGGAGCGCTACTGGAAAATCGATTGCGCGGTGTTCACCCCCAACCCCGACCGCCAGGAGCACGTCAAGCAGATGGCCGCCGACTACAAGGCCCAGGGGGTGATCCACTACGGCCTGCAGTTCTGCCAGCCCTATCAGATGGAAGCCCTGCCCCTGGAGAAGAACCTGGAGGCCGGCGGCCTGCCGGTTTTGCGGGTGGATACCGACTACGGCATGGAAGACGTGGAACAACTCAAGACCAGGGTGGAAGCCTTCCTGGAAATGCTCGCCTGA